In the genome of Meles meles chromosome 4, mMelMel3.1 paternal haplotype, whole genome shotgun sequence, one region contains:
- the KCNMB3 gene encoding calcium-activated potassium channel subunit beta-3 isoform X1: MQPFSIPVQITLQGGRRRQGRTAFSASGRNRNVDHNDGDLPDVHKKLPSSAGEDRAMLLGFAMMGFSVLMFFLFGITILKPFLLSTQREESNCTIIHAHIMDDWMDCAFTCGVDCRGQGKYPCLQVFVNLTHSGQKALLHYNEEAVQINSKCFYTPKCHRDRNDLLNSALDIKEFFDHKNGTPFSCFYSPDSRSEDVILIKKYDQMVIFHCLFWPTLTLLGGALIVGMVRLTQHLSLLCEKYSPPHRDEVGGKIPYMEQHRFKLWSMGRNQERSREIL, encoded by the exons GACAGCCTTTTCTGCCTCAGGGAGGAATAGAAATGTAGACCACAATGATGGAGACCTCCCTGATGTGCACAAGAAGCTGCCATCCAGTGCCGGAGAGGACCGAGCCATGCTGCTAGGGTTTGCAATGATGGGCTTCTCGGTCCTCATGTTCTTCTTGTTTGGAATAACCATTCTAAAGCCTTTCTTGCTCAG CACTCAGAGAGAAGAATCAAACTGTACTATCATCCACGCTCATATCATGGATGACTGGATGGACTGTGCTTTCACCTGTGGTGTGGACTGCCGAGGGCAGGGCAAGTACCCATGTCTTCAGGTGTTTGTGAACCTCACCCATTCAGGTCAGAAAGCTCTCCTACATTATAATGAAGAGGCTGTCCAGATAAATTCCAAG TGCTTTTACACACCCAAGTGCCACCGAGACAGGAATGATTTGCTCAACAGTGCTCTGGACATAAAGGAATTCTTCGATCACAAAAATGGGACCCCTTTTTCATGCTTCTACAGTCCAGACAGCCGATCTGAAGATGTCATTCTCATAAAAAAGTACGACCAAATGGTTATCTTCCACTGTTTATTCTGGCCGACGCTGACTCTGCTAGGTGGTGCCCTGATTGTCGGCATGGTGAGATTAACACAGCACCTGTCCCTATTGTGTGAAAAATATAGCCCCCCACACAGAGACGAGGTAGGTGGCAAAATACCTTATATGGAACAGCATCGATTCAAACTGTGGAGCATGGGGAGGAAccaagaaaggagcagagaaatcTTATGA